The sequence below is a genomic window from Acidobacteriota bacterium.
CGTGCCCGATGAACATGCGACTTCCTCAGCGCAGCAGGGAACGGATGAGCCGCGCCACTTCGGGCGTTCCGAGACCGGTGACGGGGTCCCAGCCCTTCCCCGCGGCGAAGCCGGATACGCCCGCGTAAGTGTTGTCGCCGCGCACGACGTCCCGGAACGGCGTCGAGGCGCCCCGCCCGGCGGCGTAGAGGGCCGCGTTCGCCGCGCCGAGGCGGGCCTTCTTCGCGGCGACGCGCTCGGCGTTGACGCGCGCGATGAAGCCGGCCCAGATCGGCGCTGCGACGCTGGTGCCGCCCGCCGCCGCCCACTTTCCACGCACGAAGATCGAGAGGCCGGGATCCGGCGACGCGACCGCGGAAACGTCGGGAATGCCGCGGCCGGTCACGCCCTTGCGGCTCGAGAAGGCGGCCTTCTGCCAGTCGGGCACCGCGATCAGGCGCGAAAACCCTCCGCCCGTGGCGCCGCGTCCCGGCCCGTCGTTCCAGGCCGTCTCGGCGAACCCGCGGCCGGACGGGAGCAGCTTCGTCCCGCCGACGGACGTGACTTCGGGCACGACGCTCGGGAAGTCGACGTGGCGCTGTCCGTCGTACCACCCGTCGTCGGGCAGCTCGTCGGCCGCGCCGGCGTCGCCGGACGCGCAGACGAACGTGACCCCGAGCAGCGCGCAGGCCTGGAAGAGCTGCCGCGTCTGGTCGTAACGGCGAGACGTCGAGAATCCGTCCTCGGGCATTCCCCACGAGATCGAGACCACGCCCGGACGGCGCGCGTCCGGCGCGTCGAGGATCGCCGCGAGAAAGTCCACCCATCCGGTGTCGACGTTCGGTGTCCACCAGAGGTCCATCTCGGCTTCCGGCGCGGTCGCGCGGACCCAGTCCATGTCGAGCGCGACCTCGACGTCGGCGTCGCCCGTGCGCCCGCTGTAGTCGTTCTTCGCGCCGGAGACCGAGACCTCCGTGACGTCGGCGGCCGGGAGACCGTAGGCCGAGCAGAAGGCGGAGAAGTCCGTGCTCGAGAAGCCGCCGCCGAACTCGAGGATCGCGACGCGCTCGCCGCGCCCGCCGGTCTCGACGGATCCTCCGACGCCGTAGGCCGCATGGATCTCCGCGGGCGTGTAGCCGCCGCCCGGGCCCCGGGCCGCCGCCGGGCCGCGCCGCGGCACGCGCGAGCGCTTCGGCGCGAGGAGCGGCGGGAACCGGCGCGCCGCCGGCAGGTCGTTCAGCCCCGCGACGCCGCGAATCACGGCCGAGAGGGACGCCGGGATCGTCGGGTCCCTCTCGATCCCGTAGGCGCGCTGCCGGCCGTCCGCGAGACCGCGCGGCGGCGCAAAAAGACCGATCGGGGCGTCGAAGGCCCGCGCGACGGACTCGGCCGGTCCGCTCGCCTGCACGGCCGTGCGGGCGCCGGAGACGCCCTCGACCCGCAGGCCGGAGTCGCTGAGAAACGCGAGGACCGCGTCGAGGTCCTGGTAGCCGGGCGCGACGAGGTCCCGGACCTGGTCCGGCGTGAGGTGGCGGCCGTACGCGGCGCCCTTCGGGTCCGAGACGGCGTGCACGGCCTCGCGCAGGGCGCGCCCGTCCTTCGCGTGGAGGAGGACGCTGATCCTCACGGACGCGTCGGCCGGGCAGGGCCCGACGCGCCGGCAGAGCGTCAGGCGGCGGGACATGTGGCGGGCCAGGGTGAAGCGCTGCACGGTCAGTGCCTCTCGACGTCCGAGAGCCGTTCCCAGATGAGCATGGCGTCCATGAGGTGACCGCCCACGACCTGCGTCGGCGCGCTCACGATGAGGCGGTCCCCGGCCCGCTTGAAGAACCGGACGAGGTCGGTGCCGACCCAGTTCGGAAAGAGCGAGTGCGTGACGTGGTGCACGACGACGCCGTTCACAACGTCCTCGACGTACGTGCCGCCGTAAGCGATGTAACCCTTCGCCGCGGCCATCACGTCCTCGGGCGCCCCGCTCAACATGTCGCCCGAGGCGAAGCGCGGCCGGTCGACCCGCATGATCTGGAGCGACATGTGGCCGGTGGCGTCGTAAAGGCACATACCCGCCGCGTCGCGCCCCGTGGGATACACGACCTGCCCGTCCGAGCGGAACTCGAGAACGAGGAGCTTCCAGGCACCCACCAGCGACGGCGTGCTCATTTGGTCCGCGAATCGTACTCCGAGGCCCATCGAGCCGTCCGCAAAAGGGGGCCCGCCCGGCGGTATGCTCCGTGCAAGCGACGTCTCGAGAGGGCCTCGGGGCCCCGGAGGATTCCGTGAACCCCACTCCCAGACTCGTTCTCGCAGGCCTCGCGGTTCTCTGCCTCGCGGCGCCCGGCGCCGCGGACGTCGACAGCGGGCCGAACGTCACCCGCCTCGGCAAAACCGTCATGCGCTGGAGGGACGACTCCGTGCAGGTCGTCGTGGGATACCGCCACGCGCAGGCCCATCTCGACCGGAAGTGGATCCTGCTCGACACCGGCCTCACCGTGTGGAGCGGAAAGCCCGTGGAGGTCTTTCGCGAGGACGTCTGGCTCGTGATGCCGGACGGCAGGCGCCTCCCGATGCCGTCGCAGCGCCGCATGGCCGAGGGGATTCCCGACCTCCGCAGGATGCTCAACGAAGCGAAGGTGCAGCGCGACCCGCTGAACGGCTACTTCCCCGGCGCCGTGCGCGAGGAGCGGCTCGGCTTCTTCGCGATCCCCGGCGAGGAAATCGTCTTCGACAAGGTCGCGGTGAACTCGCGGACGCTCGCGTCGGGCGACATTTACTTCGAATCCCCGAAAGCGGCGTGGGAGCCGGGGATCTACACGTTCGTCATCGAAAACCGGGACGTGCACGTGCGGCTGCCCCTGACCCTCGGGATCGACGTACCGCTCGAACGCGTCCGATAGGCGATAGGCCTCAGTCGCCGCCCTTCTCCTTCAGGCGAACCCACGAGGCGTTCACGGGCGCCGGCATCACGGCCTCGGCTCCGCGCACGCTCTTCCAGATCGCCTCGTTGAGGGCGAGGTCGGGCGCCGCGTCCTCCCGGGTGAAGTCCCAGGAGTTGGACGCGGCCTGCATCGGCGCGCCGTCCGGGTTCATCTCGTAGAACGGAATCTTCGTCTCGCGGTGGACGAAGGGCGCAAGGTCCGGCGCGTCCGCGAAGGCGTTCGTCATGGGCGTCGCGCCCGCATCGTGCTGCGACAGCGGCGGGAGTCCGAGCAGCAGCTCCATCGTGCGGAGCATCGACACCGTGGAGTACATCGTCGAGTCCACGAAGCCCTTGCGGCGGGTGTACGGCGAAACCACGAAGCCGACGGTCCGGTGCGCGTCGACGTGGTCCGAGCCGTTCTGCGCGTCGTCCTCGATCACGAAGATCGCGGTGTCCTTCCAGAACGGCGAATGCGAGATCGCCTCGACGAGGCGCCCGAGCGCGACGTCGTTCTCGGCCACCATCGCGCGCGGCGAGCGCCCACCCTTCTTCGTCCCCACCGTATGGTCGTTCCCGAGCCGCAGAATCAGGAGGCGCGGCATCTCCTTCGCCTTCGCAAAGCCGCGGAACTCCTTGAGGAAGACGTCGACGCGCGCGTTGTCGAGGATGTCCGTGTCGAATCCGGGGAAGAAGGGGCAGGTGTTCCCCTTCAGCGCGCCTGTCGCTCCCTCCTCGAGGTTCATCGTCGTCGGCGACCACTCCGCGGAGGTGCCGACGAATTCCCCGTAATTGCGCAGGGTCAGGCCCGCGCGCGCGGCCGCGTCCCACAGGTAGCCGTTCGTCGGGTACGCGTTCGCGTCGTTTCCCTCGAAGAGGTACGAGAAGGCGACGTTGCCGTAGACCGGCGGCCAGACCTTTTCGACGAAATCCGTGGCGTATGCGCCCATCGACCAGTTGTGGCCGTCCGCCGACACCTCGGCGTCGCAATAGAGGTTGTCGAGGAGGACGAAGTCCTCCGCGAGCGCGTGGGCATTCGGCGTCACCTCGCGCCCGAAGATCGTGAGGGACGGGTCGCCGTTGCCCTGCGGGAGGTCGCCGAGCACCTGATCGTACGTGCGGTTCTCGCGGATCACGTAGACGACGTGCTTGATCGGCGAGACGCCGCCGGGTGCCGCCGGGACGACCGCCGAGGCCTTTGCGGGCGACGCCCCGCGCGCGGCCGGCCGGCGGTTCGCGTACGCGCGCACCGTGTGCGCCGCGAGCGCCTTCGGCGACGGGACGTCGATCCGGGAAACGGAGCCCGGAATCGTGCGCGTCTTCTTCCAGGCCTTCTTGTCGTCGCCTTTCTTCGTGGGGTCGGGCCCGCCGGCCGCGTTCGCCCACGACCAGCCGCCCTTCGCGTTCGCGACCCAGAGCGTCCTGCCGTCCGGGGAGAGCGCGAGGGCGGCGGGATACCAGCCGCTCGGGATGAAGCCCTTCGTTCGGGCCGCGCGAAGATCGCCGCCGACGTCGACGACGGCCACGGCGTCGTCGTCGGCGTTCGCAACGTAGAGCGTTCGTCCGTCCGGGGAGAGCGAGAGCGCGTTCGGCGTCGAGCCGTCCGGGAGCGCGTCCGCCGACGGCGTGCCGGGGCCGTCCGGCCCGAGCGCGACGGAGATCTGCCGCACCACGGTGCGCGAGGCGAGGTCCACGGCGGCGACGAGGTTGCGGTTCGACTGGGCGACAAAGAGCGTACGGCCGTCGCGCGAAAAGAGCACGTCCGAGGGGTGATCCGCGGTCTTCACGGTCGCGACGACGGCACCGGTCGCGGTGTCGAGGAGCGACACAGACGCGGCCCCCCAGTTCCCCACCGCGAGGAGCGTCCCGTCCGCCGAGAGAACCGGGCGGTAGGGGTGGACGCCGACCGCGACCGTCGCCACCACCGTGCGCGACGCCAGGTCGATCCGGACGACGTCGTTCAAGAGGATCCGCGCGGCCCACAGGCTCTTCCCGTCCGCGGAGGCGGCGAGGCCGGAGGGCGCGGCGTCGAGTCGGGCACTCTCGCCGGCCGCGAGCACGGAAAGGGAGGGCTCGGCGGCGAAGCGGTCATTCTCCAGCCGGTACACGAGCACGTTCTTGCCGCCGGCGCCGGCGAGGTACACGCGCTTTCCGTCCGGAGAGATCGCGAGACCGAGCCAGGATTTCTTGACGGGCTCTTTCGCGAGCGACTTCCCCGTCGCCGCGTCGAGGAGATGCAGCGACTGGTCGTCGGACCCGGTGCAGGCCGCGACGACCCGCTTCCCGTCCGGGGTGAGGGCGAGCGCGAAGGGATACGGCGCGACCTCGGTCTGGGTCCCGGTGGGCGTCAGGAGCCGTCCGTTCGGCAAGAGCGTCTCTCCCGTCGGGAGCTTCCCAGGGACGGAGCGCTCCGCGGCCGGGCCGGACGGCGCGAGGGCGAGGGCGAAGGCGGCGGCGAGAACGGTTCGCAGGAAAGCACGGTGCATGGGCCGAGCCTACCGCGACCGCGCGGAGGCTCAGGGAATCGTGATCGGCCCGTTCACCGAAGTGCGGACTTCGGTCAGCGTCTGTCCGGTCGCCGTGCGGATGACGTCCGCCATGTTGCCCGAGCTCGCGGCGTAGGTGGCGCCCGTCGTGGCGCGGCCCGCGATCCGGAACGAGCACCAGTACGACTTCGCCTGCGAGGGCGGGATGATCCCCGTCGCGTTCACCGCGACCGTGAGCGCCCCGGAGAACGAGCCGCCGGTGATCGCCTGCGACGCGCTCCCCGTGCCGATCACGTTGCCGCCGGCGAGCGGGGAGACGCCCGCGACCTCGACCTTTGAGATCGAGCAGTCCACGACGGCGGTCGACGCGCTCGGAATGTTCGAGATCGTGAGCGGAACCTGCAACGTGAAGTCCACGGCGGCGGCGGCCGGGGCGAGGGCGGCGGCGGCGATCGCGGCGAACAGGAGCGTCGGTCGGCGCATGGGCTTCTCCTCGGTCACTTCTTGGGAGCCCCGACGGCGCGGAGCTCCGGTGTGGTGAGCGTCATCGGCTTGAACGGCTTCGGCGTGGGGACGTTCGCAAGAGATCCGCCCACCGCCTTCAATTCGCCCGTCTTGATCGTCATGGGCGTGAACGGCTTCGGTGTCGGGACGTTCTTGAGCGAGCCGCCCACGGCCTTGAGCTCGCCCGTCCGGATCGTCACGGGGACGAACGGCTTCGGCGCCGGCGTGGGCGCCTGCGCCGCAGCCGACGCCGCAGCGAGCAGCAGGAGCAGCGCTCCGCGTAAACGCATGGTCGGGGAATTCTACTCTTCAGGCCGGACCCGCGATCGCCGCGAACCGGGGGTCGGCGCGCAGGGCTTCGAAGTCCGGGTCGATCCGGGCCCGCGCGGCCGTGTAGGCGTGACGCTGCGCGGCGGCGCGCTCGAGCGCGTCGAGCGCCCGCTCCTTCTCCCCGAGGAGAGCCCAGCCCGCGGCCACGTAGTAGCGCGTGTACGGGTCGTCCGCTCCCATCCGCAGGCGCTCTTCGAAGGCGTCGAGCGCGACGCGGAGAGCGGACCTGCCGGACTCTGACCGGCCCAGGGCGAGGAGCACGCTTCCGATGTGGACGTGGAGCTCGACGATGATCCGCTCCTTCAAGGCGTGGTCGACGCGCCTCAGGAACGCGAGCTCCCGCCGATACTCTTCGAGCGCCTCGTCGTACCGCCCCTGGAGCGCGAGCGCGACGCCGAGGCGCATGTAGGCCCCGACGATCAGAACGCCCTCCCGCCCCGAAAGCCCGCGCTCCTGCAGCTCGATCGCCTGCCGCGCCGCGCGGTCCGCGAGCGGAAAGTCGCGGAGAAGGGTCGCCACGTGCGCGAGCTGGAGCGCGTACCAGCCGCCCTGGGGATTTCGCTGGAGGGCCCGCTCGAAGGACGCCGCCGCCTCCGGGAACATCCCCTTCCCGATGAAGTACGCGCGGCCGAGAGCGGCGTGGGCGCTCCCGTCCTCGGGATCCAGCTCGAGAGCGCGGCGGATCGCCTCGAATCCGCGCTCCTCGCGGCCGAGGGTCACGAGCGTGGCCCCGAGCTCGCGCCACGCGCGCGAGAGACGCGGCTCGAGGGCCAGCCCGCGCTCGAACGCCTGCACCGCACGCTCGAGAAGCTCGGGCATGGCGAGGTAGGTCGCCTTCGTGTCGTACGCGGCGCCGAGCTCGATCCACGCTCGCGCGTAGTTCGGGTCGAGCGCGACGGCCCGCTCGAAAAAGAGGATCGCGCGGTCAACCGACTCGCGGCTCTCGGCCCGGAGGTTCACGAGGCCCTTCGAGAACGCCTCGTAGGCGTCGACCACGTGCGTCGCCTCGCCCGCGCCGGAGGTGGGCCGGGCCGCGACGTGGAAGCCTTCGGCGAGCTGCGCGACGATCCGGTCCTGGAGCTCGAAGAGGTCGGCCATCGCCCCGTCGACCTTCACGGTCGTGAGGACCTCGCCGGACTCGACCTCGCTGGCGCGCGCCGTGATCCGCACGCGTTCCCCGAGCCGTTGAAACCCGCCAGTGACGACCCAGCGCGCGCCGACCTCGCGCCCGAGCCGGGCCGCGAGCTCCGTCTCGCCGCGCGTGGCGTGTCCGGTCAGGCGCTTCTCGACCTCGCAGATCCGCTCGCACCCGATCACGGAGAGACCCGGGACCGCCTTCAGATCCGCCGTGACGGTCTCCATGATCCCCGTCCCGAGCCAGTCGTCCTCCGGGCTCCTCGTGATGTTCGTGAAGACGAGAACGGCCACCGCGTTCGCGGGCGGGGCGGGCGCCCCGGGGACGGGCGCTCCCGTCGCCGTCCGCGCGCCGCCGCGCGCGAGGGCCTCGAGGTCAAGGCGCGCGTCGCGCATCGTCTCGTACCGCCGCTCGCGGTCCTTCGCGAGCATCCGCAGGACGACGGCCTCGAGCTCCGGCGGGACGCCCTCGGCCGAACGGGAGAGCGGCGGCGGGTCCGCGTGGAGAAGGAGGTCGAGGGTTTCGACGGCGTTCGCGCCCTCGAACGGGCGCCGCCCGGTGACGGACTCCCAGAGGAGGACCCCGAGCGAGAAGATGTCCGTGCGCGCGTCGACGTCCTGGCCCCGCGCCTGCTCGGGTGACATGTACGCCACCGTCCCGACGATGACGCCGGGCAGGGACTGCGTCGGCCCCGCGGGGCCGGCGCTCCACGTCTCGCCCGAAAAGCCCGCCGGCGCCCGCCAGGCCGCGAGCCCGAAGTCGAGCACCTTCGCGCGGCCCGCAGCGTCCACGATGACGTTGCCGGGCTTGACGTCCCGGTGGACCACGCCGCGCGCGTGCGCCGACTCGAGCGCGGACGCGATCTGTTCCGCCACGTCGAGGGCCTCGCCGGCGGACAGGGGACCCTCCTTGAGCCTCTCCGCCAGCGTCCGACCCTCCACGAACTCCATCGCGATGAACGGCACCACGGCACCGTCGCGCGGCGCCTCGTCGATCTCGTAGATCACGGCGATGTTCGGATGGCTGAGCTGCGAGGCGAGGCGCGCCTCGCGCAGGAGGCGCGCCGTCTCTTCGGCCGTGGCCGCGCCCCTGAGGACCTTGAGCGCGACGGGGCGGCGCAGCCGGAGGTCCTCCGCGCGCCACACCTCGCCCATTCCGCCGGCTCCGAGCCGCGCGTCGATCCGGTAGCGCCCCAGAACCTCCCCGATCACCTGCGCATCTTAGGACTCTCCGTATAATTCCTTCTGCCGCGCGACCGCCCCCACCCCGCGTGCGCCCTCATCAAGGAGAGTGAGATGTACGACCTCGTCGTGATCGGCTCGGGACCCGGCGGCTACGTCGCCGCCATCCGCGCCGCGCAGCTCGGACTGAAGACCGCGATCGTCGAGAAGGACGCGAAGACGCCCGGCGTCGGCCTCGGCGGCACGTGCCTCCACCGCGGGTGCATTCCGACCAAGGCGATGCTGAAGTCCGCGTCGCTCTACGACGAGACGAAGAACCACGCCGCCTCCTTCGGCGTGAAAACGGCCGGCGTCGAGCTCGACTACCCCGGCGTCGTGAAGTTCCGCGACAAGGTCGTCTTCAAGGGCGCCAAGGGCGTCGAGTACCTCATGAAGAAGAACAAGATCGACGTCGTGCCGGGATTCGGGCGGCTCCTCGCCGCGAACCGCGTCGCCGTCACGGGCGAGGGCGGCGAGACCGTGCTCGAGACGAAGAACGTCCTGATCGCGACCGGCTCGGTCCCGCGGGACCTTCCCCACCTCAAGGCGGACGGCGTATCGATCCTGAACTCCGACCACATCCTGAAGTCCACCTCGATCCCGAAGTCGCTCCTCGTGATCGGCTCGGGAGCCGTCGGCTCCGAATTCGCGTCGTGCTTCGCGCGCTACGGAACGAAGACGGTTCTCGTGGAGGTTCTTCCGCGCATCCTCCCCATCGAGGACGAAGAGGTCTCGAAGGAAGTCGAGAAGGCGTTCAGGAAGAAGGGCATCGCGGTCCACGTGAAGACGGGCGTCGAGTCCGTCACGCCAAACGGGGACGGCAGCGTCACGGTCACGGCGAAGGGGCCGGACGGCGGGCCCATCTCATGGTCCGTCGAGAAGGTTCTCCTCGCGGTCGGGCGCAAGCCGGTCACGGAGGGCCTCGGCCTCGAAGCGCTCGGCGTCGCGGTCGAGCGCGGCTACGTGAAGGTCGACCGAAACCAGCGCACGAACGTCCCGGGCGTCTGGGCGATCGGCGACGTGACCCCGACGATCTGGCTCGCGCACGTGGCGTCGGCCGAGGGCATCGTGGCCGCCGAGACGATGGCGGGCCATCCTACGGTGCCCGTGAACCGCGACCAGGTGCCCGGCTGCACGTATTGCGACCCCGAGGTCGCGTCCATCGGCCTGACCGAAGCGAACGCCAAGGAGCGCGGGTACGCGGTGAAGACCGGCAGATTCAACTTCGGCGTCCTCGCCAAGACCGCCATGGAGTCGACGCAGGAGGGCTTCGTCAAGATCGTGTCGGACGCGAAGTACGACGAGATCCTCGGCGTCCACATCGTCGGCCCGCACGCGACCGAGCTCATCGCCGAGGGCGCCGCGCTGCTCCGCCTCGAGGCGACCACCGAGGAGATGATCCGGACGATCCACGCGCATCCGACGCTTTCGGAAGCGCTCCACGAGGCGGCGGAGGCTGTCCACGGCCACAACATCCACGGGTAGGACCCTCGGCCGCGTCGCGCTGGCGCTCCTCGGCGTCGCCGCGGCGACCGCGGCCGGCCGGGCGCTCGGCGCGAACGCGACGACCATCGGCTTCGTCTACCTCGTCGTCGTCCTCTTCACCGCGGCGCGCCTCGGCTTCGCGGCATCGGCGACCGCGTCGCTCGCGGCGACGGCGTCCTACAACTACTTCTTCCTCCCCCCCGTCGGGACGTGGACGATCGCGGCCCCGGCGAACTGGGTCGCCCTCACCGCCTTCCTTCTCGCGTCGGTTCTCGTGAGCCGGCTCGTCGCGAGCGAGCAGCGCCGCGCGGAAGAAGCCGAGGCGCGCCGGAGTGAGATGGAGGCCCTCTACGAGCTCTCGGTCGACCTCTTCGCGGCGACGAACAGGGTCGGGGCGCTCGGCGACGCCGCGGGGCGCGCCCTGCGCTCGATCGACGCCCGCGGGGGCGCTCTCGTCCTCTATCCCGGCGTGTCCGGCCGCGGGGACGTCGTCGTCGCGACCGGCGACCACAGGTTCGACCCCTCGGACCCGCTCCTCGAGAGCGTCGGCCGGAGCGCCGAGGCGGCCGAGGTGCCGGCGGCAGACGGAGCGCGGGACGCATACCTCCCGCTCGCCCTCGGGGGCCGGTCGAGCGGCGTCCTTCTCGTCCGCGGGACGCGCGCCGACCGCCACGCCCTCGCGTCCGTCGGCCGCCTCGTCGCCCTCGCCGTCGAGCGCGAGAAGTTCCTCGAGGAGAGGTCTCACCTCGAGGCGCTGCGCGAGAGCGACGCGCTCAAGACCTCGCTCCTGAGGGCGGTGTCCCACGACCTGCGGACACCCATCACCGCGATCCAGCTCGGCCTCGAGCGCCTCCGCCGGACCGCCGCGGCCCCGGCGGACGTCCACGAAGTCTCCGCCGAGACGGAACGGCTGTCGCGCCGGATCGACAACCTCCTCGCGATGGCGCGCCTGGACGCGGGGACGTACGTCCCGCGTCCCGAGCCGACGCCGGCGGCAGACCTCTTCCGGGCGGCGCTCGAGGCCCTGCCGCTCGTCCTCTCCGCCCGGACGATCGACGTCCGGGTCGCGCCCGACATGCCCGACGCCGTTGCCGATCCCGCCCTCGCGGTCGAGATCCTCGCGAACCTCCTCGAGAACGCGGCGCGCGCCGCTCCGGCCCCGGCCGCGCTCGAGCTGGACGCCACGCCCCATCCGACGGATGTCGGAAGAGTCCGGCTGGACGTTCTCGACCGCGGTGCGGGAGTCCCCAACGACGTGAAGCGCGCGGCCTCGTCGGGCGGCTCCCCGGCCGAGGCCGGCCGCGCGGGCCTCGGCCTCGTGATCTGCGCCTCGCTGGCGCGCGCGATGGGCGGCTCGATTGCGCTCCTCGACCGGCCGGGCGGCGGAACGATCGCACGGCTCGACCTTCCCGCCGCGGCGGGGGCCTCCGCATGACGCGCGCCCTCGCGACGATCCTCGTCGTCGACGACGACCCCTCCATCCGGCGCGGCGTCGCGGCGGAGCTCGCGGCCGCCGGCTACGAAACGCTGGAGGCGGCCGACGGCGAGGAGGGCGCCCGGCTCGCCGCCGAGCACGAGCCCGACCTCGTCCTCACGGACATCGCGATGCCGGTCGTCGACGGTTTCGAGCTCATCGCACGCCTCCGCAAGGCGGGCCGGACGCCGATCCTCGTCCTGTCCGTGCGCGGCGGGGACGACGACAAGATCCGCGCGCTCGACCTCGGAGCCGACGACTACGTCGTCAAACCCTTCTCCGTACCCGAGCTCCTCGCGCGCGTGAGAGCCCAGCTGCGGCGGCACGCCGACGAGAGTGCGGCGGACGTCCTGGAATTCCCGGGCCTCACGCTGGACCGCGAGCGCCGGCGCGTCGTGGTCGAGGGCAAGGAGATCCGCCTCACGCCTACGGAGCTCGCGATCCTCGAGCTGCTCGCCTCGCACGCCGGGAAGCCCATCACGATCCGCCAGATCATCGGCCGCGTCTGGCACGGGGCTCCGGGCACGACGCCCGACGCCGTGCGCGTCCACGTCGGCTCGCTCCGCAAGAAGATCGAGCCCGACCCCGCCCGGCCGCGCTACATCGTGACGGAGCCCTGGGTGGGCTACCGGTTCGTCGCCGAGCCCATCTGACGCCCGCGGCGCCCGTCCTTTAGGACATCCTTAGAACTCTCTCCGGACTTTCTTGGCGAGGTGCGCGCACCTTCTCCGCCGTGAAGACGCTCGGGCTCCTCCCCGCGA
It includes:
- a CDS encoding lipocalin-like domain-containing protein; its protein translation is MSTPSLVGAWKLLVLEFRSDGQVVYPTGRDAAGMCLYDATGHMSLQIMRVDRPRFASGDMLSGAPEDVMAAAKGYIAYGGTYVEDVVNGVVVHHVTHSLFPNWVGTDLVRFFKRAGDRLIVSAPTQVVGGHLMDAMLIWERLSDVERH
- a CDS encoding S8 family serine peptidase — protein: MQRFTLARHMSRRLTLCRRVGPCPADASVRISVLLHAKDGRALREAVHAVSDPKGAAYGRHLTPDQVRDLVAPGYQDLDAVLAFLSDSGLRVEGVSGARTAVQASGPAESVARAFDAPIGLFAPPRGLADGRQRAYGIERDPTIPASLSAVIRGVAGLNDLPAARRFPPLLAPKRSRVPRRGPAAARGPGGGYTPAEIHAAYGVGGSVETGGRGERVAILEFGGGFSSTDFSAFCSAYGLPAADVTEVSVSGAKNDYSGRTGDADVEVALDMDWVRATAPEAEMDLWWTPNVDTGWVDFLAAILDAPDARRPGVVSISWGMPEDGFSTSRRYDQTRQLFQACALLGVTFVCASGDAGAADELPDDGWYDGQRHVDFPSVVPEVTSVGGTKLLPSGRGFAETAWNDGPGRGATGGGFSRLIAVPDWQKAAFSSRKGVTGRGIPDVSAVASPDPGLSIFVRGKWAAAGGTSVAAPIWAGFIARVNAERVAAKKARLGAANAALYAAGRGASTPFRDVVRGDNTYAGVSGFAAGKGWDPVTGLGTPEVARLIRSLLR
- a CDS encoding response regulator transcription factor; translation: MTRALATILVVDDDPSIRRGVAAELAAAGYETLEAADGEEGARLAAEHEPDLVLTDIAMPVVDGFELIARLRKAGRTPILVLSVRGGDDDKIRALDLGADDYVVKPFSVPELLARVRAQLRRHADESAADVLEFPGLTLDRERRRVVVEGKEIRLTPTELAILELLASHAGKPITIRQIIGRVWHGAPGTTPDAVRVHVGSLRKKIEPDPARPRYIVTEPWVGYRFVAEPI
- a CDS encoding protein kinase, producing MIGEVLGRYRIDARLGAGGMGEVWRAEDLRLRRPVALKVLRGAATAEETARLLREARLASQLSHPNIAVIYEIDEAPRDGAVVPFIAMEFVEGRTLAERLKEGPLSAGEALDVAEQIASALESAHARGVVHRDVKPGNVIVDAAGRAKVLDFGLAAWRAPAGFSGETWSAGPAGPTQSLPGVIVGTVAYMSPEQARGQDVDARTDIFSLGVLLWESVTGRRPFEGANAVETLDLLLHADPPPLSRSAEGVPPELEAVVLRMLAKDRERRYETMRDARLDLEALARGGARTATGAPVPGAPAPPANAVAVLVFTNITRSPEDDWLGTGIMETVTADLKAVPGLSVIGCERICEVEKRLTGHATRGETELAARLGREVGARWVVTGGFQRLGERVRITARASEVESGEVLTTVKVDGAMADLFELQDRIVAQLAEGFHVAARPTSGAGEATHVVDAYEAFSKGLVNLRAESRESVDRAILFFERAVALDPNYARAWIELGAAYDTKATYLAMPELLERAVQAFERGLALEPRLSRAWRELGATLVTLGREERGFEAIRRALELDPEDGSAHAALGRAYFIGKGMFPEAAASFERALQRNPQGGWYALQLAHVATLLRDFPLADRAARQAIELQERGLSGREGVLIVGAYMRLGVALALQGRYDEALEEYRRELAFLRRVDHALKERIIVELHVHIGSVLLALGRSESGRSALRVALDAFEERLRMGADDPYTRYYVAAGWALLGEKERALDALERAAAQRHAYTAARARIDPDFEALRADPRFAAIAGPA
- a CDS encoding beta-propeller fold lactonase family protein encodes the protein MHRAFLRTVLAAAFALALAPSGPAAERSVPGKLPTGETLLPNGRLLTPTGTQTEVAPYPFALALTPDGKRVVAACTGSDDQSLHLLDAATGKSLAKEPVKKSWLGLAISPDGKRVYLAGAGGKNVLVYRLENDRFAAEPSLSVLAAGESARLDAAPSGLAASADGKSLWAARILLNDVVRIDLASRTVVATVAVGVHPYRPVLSADGTLLAVGNWGAASVSLLDTATGAVVATVKTADHPSDVLFSRDGRTLFVAQSNRNLVAAVDLASRTVVRQISVALGPDGPGTPSADALPDGSTPNALSLSPDGRTLYVANADDDAVAVVDVGGDLRAARTKGFIPSGWYPAALALSPDGRTLWVANAKGGWSWANAAGGPDPTKKGDDKKAWKKTRTIPGSVSRIDVPSPKALAAHTVRAYANRRPAARGASPAKASAVVPAAPGGVSPIKHVVYVIRENRTYDQVLGDLPQGNGDPSLTIFGREVTPNAHALAEDFVLLDNLYCDAEVSADGHNWSMGAYATDFVEKVWPPVYGNVAFSYLFEGNDANAYPTNGYLWDAAARAGLTLRNYGEFVGTSAEWSPTTMNLEEGATGALKGNTCPFFPGFDTDILDNARVDVFLKEFRGFAKAKEMPRLLILRLGNDHTVGTKKGGRSPRAMVAENDVALGRLVEAISHSPFWKDTAIFVIEDDAQNGSDHVDAHRTVGFVVSPYTRRKGFVDSTMYSTVSMLRTMELLLGLPPLSQHDAGATPMTNAFADAPDLAPFVHRETKIPFYEMNPDGAPMQAASNSWDFTREDAAPDLALNEAIWKSVRGAEAVMPAPVNASWVRLKEKGGD
- the lpdA gene encoding dihydrolipoyl dehydrogenase; this encodes MYDLVVIGSGPGGYVAAIRAAQLGLKTAIVEKDAKTPGVGLGGTCLHRGCIPTKAMLKSASLYDETKNHAASFGVKTAGVELDYPGVVKFRDKVVFKGAKGVEYLMKKNKIDVVPGFGRLLAANRVAVTGEGGETVLETKNVLIATGSVPRDLPHLKADGVSILNSDHILKSTSIPKSLLVIGSGAVGSEFASCFARYGTKTVLVEVLPRILPIEDEEVSKEVEKAFRKKGIAVHVKTGVESVTPNGDGSVTVTAKGPDGGPISWSVEKVLLAVGRKPVTEGLGLEALGVAVERGYVKVDRNQRTNVPGVWAIGDVTPTIWLAHVASAEGIVAAETMAGHPTVPVNRDQVPGCTYCDPEVASIGLTEANAKERGYAVKTGRFNFGVLAKTAMESTQEGFVKIVSDAKYDEILGVHIVGPHATELIAEGAALLRLEATTEEMIRTIHAHPTLSEALHEAAEAVHGHNIHG